A region from the Peromyscus leucopus breed LL Stock chromosome 9, UCI_PerLeu_2.1, whole genome shotgun sequence genome encodes:
- the Abhd6 gene encoding monoacylglycerol lipase ABHD6 isoform X4, whose amino-acid sequence MQVRYVHHEDYQFCYSFRGRPGHKPSILMLHGFSAHKDMWLSVVKFLPKNLHLVCVDMPGHEGTTRSSLDDLSIDGQVKRVHQFVECLKLNKKPFHLIGTSMGGHVAGVYAAYYPSDVGSLCLVCPAGLQYSTDNKFVQRLKELQDSAAIQKIPLIPSTPEEMSEMLQLCSYVRFKVPQQILQGLVDVRIPHNSFYRKLFLEIVSEKSRYSLHQNMDKIKVPTQIIWGKQDQVLDVSGADILAKSIANCQVELLENCGHSVVMERPRKTAKLIVDFLASVHNTDNNKKLN is encoded by the exons ATGCAAGTCCGCTATGTTCACCATGAGGACTATCAGTTCTGCTACTCCTTCCGGGGCAGGCCAGGACACAAACCGTCCATCCTCATGCTCCATGGATTCTCTGCACACAAGGATATGTGGCTCAGTGTAGTCAAG TTCCTTCCGAAGAACCTGCACTTGGTCTGCGTGGACATGCCTGGTCATGAAGGCACCACCCGCTCATCCCTGGATGACCTATCTATAGATGGGCAAGTTAAGAGGGTACATCAG TTTGTAGAATGCCTTAAGCTGAACAAAAAGCCCTTTCACCTTATAGGCACCTCCATGGGTGGCCACGTGGCTGGAGTATACGCTGCTTACTACCCGTCTGATGTTGGCAGCCTGTGTCTTGTGTGCCCTGCTG GCCTGCAGTATTCAACTGACAATAAATTTGTACAACGGCTCAAAGAGCTGCAGGACTCAGCTGCCATTCAGAAAATTCCCTTGATCCCATCCACCCCGGAGGAGATGAGTGAGATGCTCCAGCTCTGCTCCTATGTCCGATTCAAAGTGCCCCAGCAG ATCCTTCAAGGCCTTGTTGATGTTCGCATCCCTCATAACAGCTTCTACCGGAAAT TGTTTTTGGAAATTGTCAGTGAGAAATCCAGATACTCTCTGCATCAGAACATGGACAAGATCAAGGTCCCAACACAGATCATTTGGGGAAAACAGGACCAG gTGCTTGATGTGTCTGGAGCAGATATATTGGCCAAGTCCATCGCTAACTGCCAGGTAGAGCTTCTGGAAAATTGTGGCCACTCAGTGGTGATGGAGAGACCCAGGAAGACAGCCAAGCTCATTGTTGATTTTTTAGCTTCTGTGCATAACACAGACAACAACAAGAAGCTGAACTGA
- the Abhd6 gene encoding monoacylglycerol lipase ABHD6 isoform X1 has protein sequence MTASHDLATCPHFPRPSPPPQHRKESHFQLLPKPVTLGKSLLLEDLCRCPPVLKSRMDLDVVNMFVIAGGTLAIPILAFVASFLLWPSALIRIYYWYWRRTLGMQVRYVHHEDYQFCYSFRGRPGHKPSILMLHGFSAHKDMWLSVVKFLPKNLHLVCVDMPGHEGTTRSSLDDLSIDGQVKRVHQFVECLKLNKKPFHLIGTSMGGHVAGVYAAYYPSDVGSLCLVCPAGLQYSTDNKFVQRLKELQDSAAIQKIPLIPSTPEEMSEMLQLCSYVRFKVPQQILQGLVDVRIPHNSFYRKLFLEIVSEKSRYSLHQNMDKIKVPTQIIWGKQDQVLDVSGADILAKSIANCQVELLENCGHSVVMERPRKTAKLIVDFLASVHNTDNNKKLN, from the exons AATCTCATTTTCAGCTCCTGCCAAAGCCAGTAACGTTGGGAAAGAGTCTGCTCCTTGAAGA CCTCTGCAGGTGTCCACCAGTCTTGAAGAGCAGGATGGATCTAGATGTAGTTAACATGTTTGTGATTGCGGGTGGAACTCTGGCCATTCCAATCCTGGCATTCGTCGCCTCTTTTCTCCTGTGGCCTTCGGCGCTGATAAGAATCTATTATTG GTACTGGCGGAGGACACTGGGTATGCAAGTCCGCTATGTTCACCATGAGGACTATCAGTTCTGCTACTCCTTCCGGGGCAGGCCAGGACACAAACCGTCCATCCTCATGCTCCATGGATTCTCTGCACACAAGGATATGTGGCTCAGTGTAGTCAAG TTCCTTCCGAAGAACCTGCACTTGGTCTGCGTGGACATGCCTGGTCATGAAGGCACCACCCGCTCATCCCTGGATGACCTATCTATAGATGGGCAAGTTAAGAGGGTACATCAG TTTGTAGAATGCCTTAAGCTGAACAAAAAGCCCTTTCACCTTATAGGCACCTCCATGGGTGGCCACGTGGCTGGAGTATACGCTGCTTACTACCCGTCTGATGTTGGCAGCCTGTGTCTTGTGTGCCCTGCTG GCCTGCAGTATTCAACTGACAATAAATTTGTACAACGGCTCAAAGAGCTGCAGGACTCAGCTGCCATTCAGAAAATTCCCTTGATCCCATCCACCCCGGAGGAGATGAGTGAGATGCTCCAGCTCTGCTCCTATGTCCGATTCAAAGTGCCCCAGCAG ATCCTTCAAGGCCTTGTTGATGTTCGCATCCCTCATAACAGCTTCTACCGGAAAT TGTTTTTGGAAATTGTCAGTGAGAAATCCAGATACTCTCTGCATCAGAACATGGACAAGATCAAGGTCCCAACACAGATCATTTGGGGAAAACAGGACCAG gTGCTTGATGTGTCTGGAGCAGATATATTGGCCAAGTCCATCGCTAACTGCCAGGTAGAGCTTCTGGAAAATTGTGGCCACTCAGTGGTGATGGAGAGACCCAGGAAGACAGCCAAGCTCATTGTTGATTTTTTAGCTTCTGTGCATAACACAGACAACAACAAGAAGCTGAACTGA
- the Abhd6 gene encoding monoacylglycerol lipase ABHD6 isoform X2, protein MTASHDLATCPHFPRPSPPPQHRKESHFQLLPKPVTLGKSLLLEEYWRRTLGMQVRYVHHEDYQFCYSFRGRPGHKPSILMLHGFSAHKDMWLSVVKFLPKNLHLVCVDMPGHEGTTRSSLDDLSIDGQVKRVHQFVECLKLNKKPFHLIGTSMGGHVAGVYAAYYPSDVGSLCLVCPAGLQYSTDNKFVQRLKELQDSAAIQKIPLIPSTPEEMSEMLQLCSYVRFKVPQQILQGLVDVRIPHNSFYRKLFLEIVSEKSRYSLHQNMDKIKVPTQIIWGKQDQVLDVSGADILAKSIANCQVELLENCGHSVVMERPRKTAKLIVDFLASVHNTDNNKKLN, encoded by the exons AATCTCATTTTCAGCTCCTGCCAAAGCCAGTAACGTTGGGAAAGAGTCTGCTCCTTGAAGA GTACTGGCGGAGGACACTGGGTATGCAAGTCCGCTATGTTCACCATGAGGACTATCAGTTCTGCTACTCCTTCCGGGGCAGGCCAGGACACAAACCGTCCATCCTCATGCTCCATGGATTCTCTGCACACAAGGATATGTGGCTCAGTGTAGTCAAG TTCCTTCCGAAGAACCTGCACTTGGTCTGCGTGGACATGCCTGGTCATGAAGGCACCACCCGCTCATCCCTGGATGACCTATCTATAGATGGGCAAGTTAAGAGGGTACATCAG TTTGTAGAATGCCTTAAGCTGAACAAAAAGCCCTTTCACCTTATAGGCACCTCCATGGGTGGCCACGTGGCTGGAGTATACGCTGCTTACTACCCGTCTGATGTTGGCAGCCTGTGTCTTGTGTGCCCTGCTG GCCTGCAGTATTCAACTGACAATAAATTTGTACAACGGCTCAAAGAGCTGCAGGACTCAGCTGCCATTCAGAAAATTCCCTTGATCCCATCCACCCCGGAGGAGATGAGTGAGATGCTCCAGCTCTGCTCCTATGTCCGATTCAAAGTGCCCCAGCAG ATCCTTCAAGGCCTTGTTGATGTTCGCATCCCTCATAACAGCTTCTACCGGAAAT TGTTTTTGGAAATTGTCAGTGAGAAATCCAGATACTCTCTGCATCAGAACATGGACAAGATCAAGGTCCCAACACAGATCATTTGGGGAAAACAGGACCAG gTGCTTGATGTGTCTGGAGCAGATATATTGGCCAAGTCCATCGCTAACTGCCAGGTAGAGCTTCTGGAAAATTGTGGCCACTCAGTGGTGATGGAGAGACCCAGGAAGACAGCCAAGCTCATTGTTGATTTTTTAGCTTCTGTGCATAACACAGACAACAACAAGAAGCTGAACTGA
- the Abhd6 gene encoding monoacylglycerol lipase ABHD6 isoform X3 encodes MDLDVVNMFVIAGGTLAIPILAFVASFLLWPSALIRIYYWYWRRTLGMQVRYVHHEDYQFCYSFRGRPGHKPSILMLHGFSAHKDMWLSVVKFLPKNLHLVCVDMPGHEGTTRSSLDDLSIDGQVKRVHQFVECLKLNKKPFHLIGTSMGGHVAGVYAAYYPSDVGSLCLVCPAGLQYSTDNKFVQRLKELQDSAAIQKIPLIPSTPEEMSEMLQLCSYVRFKVPQQILQGLVDVRIPHNSFYRKLFLEIVSEKSRYSLHQNMDKIKVPTQIIWGKQDQVLDVSGADILAKSIANCQVELLENCGHSVVMERPRKTAKLIVDFLASVHNTDNNKKLN; translated from the exons ATGGATCTAGATGTAGTTAACATGTTTGTGATTGCGGGTGGAACTCTGGCCATTCCAATCCTGGCATTCGTCGCCTCTTTTCTCCTGTGGCCTTCGGCGCTGATAAGAATCTATTATTG GTACTGGCGGAGGACACTGGGTATGCAAGTCCGCTATGTTCACCATGAGGACTATCAGTTCTGCTACTCCTTCCGGGGCAGGCCAGGACACAAACCGTCCATCCTCATGCTCCATGGATTCTCTGCACACAAGGATATGTGGCTCAGTGTAGTCAAG TTCCTTCCGAAGAACCTGCACTTGGTCTGCGTGGACATGCCTGGTCATGAAGGCACCACCCGCTCATCCCTGGATGACCTATCTATAGATGGGCAAGTTAAGAGGGTACATCAG TTTGTAGAATGCCTTAAGCTGAACAAAAAGCCCTTTCACCTTATAGGCACCTCCATGGGTGGCCACGTGGCTGGAGTATACGCTGCTTACTACCCGTCTGATGTTGGCAGCCTGTGTCTTGTGTGCCCTGCTG GCCTGCAGTATTCAACTGACAATAAATTTGTACAACGGCTCAAAGAGCTGCAGGACTCAGCTGCCATTCAGAAAATTCCCTTGATCCCATCCACCCCGGAGGAGATGAGTGAGATGCTCCAGCTCTGCTCCTATGTCCGATTCAAAGTGCCCCAGCAG ATCCTTCAAGGCCTTGTTGATGTTCGCATCCCTCATAACAGCTTCTACCGGAAAT TGTTTTTGGAAATTGTCAGTGAGAAATCCAGATACTCTCTGCATCAGAACATGGACAAGATCAAGGTCCCAACACAGATCATTTGGGGAAAACAGGACCAG gTGCTTGATGTGTCTGGAGCAGATATATTGGCCAAGTCCATCGCTAACTGCCAGGTAGAGCTTCTGGAAAATTGTGGCCACTCAGTGGTGATGGAGAGACCCAGGAAGACAGCCAAGCTCATTGTTGATTTTTTAGCTTCTGTGCATAACACAGACAACAACAAGAAGCTGAACTGA